A genomic segment from Gracilimonas sediminicola encodes:
- a CDS encoding alpha/beta fold hydrolase — protein MSEQNVFTYQDQKIAFEKVGEGKPLVILHGWGSSKRVMMPVARNLAHLRTSYVLDLPGFGDSPEPSRAWNIDDYADTVQAFIVSLGEEKTDVLVHSFGGRIMLKLCARDFGKAHIDKVLITGGAGMKPKRSVKFYIRKYTAKILKAPFMILPGSLREKALGWLRSTSLWKSLGSSDYSKLSGVMRETFVKSVTEYLESSLPEIPHEVLLLWGRNDDATPVYQGERIEKGIKNAALVIIEDAGHYAFLDKPKQFARIAEAFFKG, from the coding sequence ATGAGCGAACAAAACGTATTTACCTATCAGGACCAAAAAATTGCCTTCGAAAAAGTAGGCGAGGGAAAGCCGCTGGTGATTCTCCACGGCTGGGGAAGTAGCAAGCGTGTGATGATGCCGGTTGCCCGAAACCTGGCTCACCTTCGAACAAGTTATGTGTTGGATTTACCCGGCTTCGGTGATTCTCCCGAACCATCCCGGGCCTGGAATATTGATGACTACGCGGACACTGTTCAGGCATTTATAGTATCCCTTGGTGAAGAAAAAACAGATGTTTTGGTTCACTCCTTTGGCGGGCGGATTATGCTAAAGCTTTGTGCCCGAGACTTTGGGAAAGCTCACATCGATAAAGTTCTGATTACGGGCGGTGCCGGAATGAAGCCCAAGCGCTCAGTGAAATTTTACATCAGAAAGTACACGGCTAAAATTCTGAAAGCACCGTTTATGATTTTACCCGGTTCACTTCGAGAAAAAGCTCTGGGTTGGCTGCGGTCTACATCACTTTGGAAAAGCCTGGGTTCGAGCGATTACAGTAAGCTTTCCGGAGTTATGAGGGAGACTTTCGTGAAATCGGTGACGGAATACCTGGAATCTTCGTTACCAGAAATTCCGCATGAAGTGTTATTGCTATGGGGCAGAAATGATGATGCCACTCCGGTTTACCAGGGAGAGCGAATCGAGAAAGGAATTAAAAATGCAGCACTGGTAATTATCGAAGATGCCGGCCATTATGCCTTTCTGGACAAACCGAAACAATTTGCCCGAATTGCAGAGGCCTTTTTTAAAGGCTAA
- a CDS encoding ComEA family DNA-binding protein, producing the protein MKFNDLKRKAFFWIERLQISRSERISISVLLVLLAVLFTVNFFLTKTFNYSQEKYDTLIAEFEKRSAELRQEQKELDQKYNPQLTVSETPTSEEVEQTKTEMEKEPEHDEPASLKIINLNTATSAELQTLNGIGEAYAGRIIEYREANGGFDSIEELLNVKGIGEKRLENIRPYIKLID; encoded by the coding sequence ATGAAATTCAACGACCTAAAACGTAAAGCATTCTTCTGGATAGAACGACTCCAGATTTCAAGAAGCGAGCGAATTTCCATTTCTGTTCTACTCGTGCTTTTGGCTGTGCTTTTTACGGTGAATTTTTTCCTTACCAAAACGTTCAACTACAGCCAGGAAAAATATGATACCCTCATCGCTGAGTTTGAGAAGCGAAGTGCGGAACTTCGACAGGAACAAAAAGAGCTGGATCAAAAATATAATCCACAGCTGACAGTTAGTGAAACCCCAACTTCAGAAGAGGTGGAGCAGACGAAAACAGAAATGGAAAAGGAACCCGAACACGATGAACCGGCATCCCTTAAAATCATTAACCTGAATACTGCAACGAGCGCTGAACTTCAAACCCTCAACGGCATAGGAGAAGCATATGCCGGCCGAATTATTGAATATAGAGAAGCCAATGGTGGTTTTGATTCCATAGAGGAACTGCTTAATGTAAAGGGCATCGGTGAAAAGCGGCTGGAAAATATCCGCCCATACATAAAACTTATAGATTGA
- a CDS encoding response regulator — translation MAKLKEDYFMPKILWADDEIDQLQSHIIFLEKKGFEITPVANGDDAVSMISSEPFDIVYLDEQMPGMGGIETLEKIKSIQPSLPVVMITKSEEESIMEDAIGGKISDYLIKPVNPNQILLTTKRLLERSRIQTEKSAQTYLKQFNELSSRIHPGTHWKEWIDIYKELTNWQIDLGSGDEGLIQVLDDQFQQANKEFGRFVNQEYKDWVKKDEGRPLLSQEIFKKYVNPHLEKGEKVMFFLIDCMRYDQWLVFEPFLSNYFSIDTDFYYSILPTATPYSRNAIFSGLYPSDIERMYPELWQQGQDESSLNRHEEELLRKQLERDGIDIKFKYEKILNAEAGRKVADKIGSYAQSKLAAFVFNFVDTLVHSRSDSDVIKELAPDVSAFRSVTEAWFQHSSLLQMFKGLAKENVTLIITTDHGSVRALRDTKVYGDKDTATNLRYKYGRNLKADESDAVVFMDDPEQYRLPKVGAVNNYIIAREDYYFVYPTNYHKYQNRYRDTFQHGGASMEEMILPVATLTPK, via the coding sequence GTGGCAAAACTAAAGGAAGACTATTTCATGCCAAAAATACTTTGGGCAGATGATGAGATCGATCAGCTGCAATCACATATCATATTTTTAGAGAAAAAGGGATTCGAAATCACTCCGGTCGCCAACGGAGATGATGCAGTGAGCATGATTTCCTCAGAGCCGTTTGATATCGTTTACCTGGACGAGCAAATGCCGGGAATGGGCGGCATCGAAACCCTCGAGAAAATCAAATCTATTCAGCCCTCTCTTCCCGTGGTGATGATTACTAAAAGTGAGGAAGAATCGATCATGGAAGATGCCATTGGCGGCAAGATCTCTGATTACCTCATCAAGCCGGTAAACCCAAACCAAATATTGCTGACCACAAAACGTTTGCTTGAACGGAGCCGCATTCAAACTGAAAAGTCAGCTCAAACCTACCTGAAGCAGTTCAACGAGCTCTCATCTCGCATTCACCCCGGCACCCACTGGAAAGAATGGATTGACATCTACAAAGAACTAACCAACTGGCAGATTGATTTAGGCTCCGGTGACGAAGGTCTCATTCAGGTTTTGGATGATCAGTTTCAGCAGGCCAACAAGGAGTTCGGGAGGTTTGTAAACCAAGAGTACAAAGACTGGGTTAAAAAAGATGAGGGGCGGCCGTTGCTTTCGCAGGAGATTTTTAAAAAGTATGTGAATCCGCACCTGGAGAAAGGTGAGAAAGTGATGTTTTTCCTGATCGACTGCATGCGGTACGACCAATGGCTGGTATTCGAGCCTTTCCTTTCCAACTATTTTTCCATTGATACCGATTTCTACTACTCCATTTTACCAACGGCCACCCCGTATTCCCGAAATGCCATTTTCTCTGGACTGTACCCTTCCGATATAGAACGCATGTATCCGGAATTATGGCAACAGGGGCAGGATGAGTCTTCCCTGAACAGGCATGAAGAAGAGTTGTTACGCAAACAACTGGAGCGTGATGGCATCGACATCAAATTTAAGTACGAGAAAATCTTGAATGCCGAGGCCGGACGGAAAGTAGCCGATAAAATTGGAAGCTACGCTCAGTCTAAGCTGGCTGCTTTTGTTTTTAATTTTGTGGATACGCTGGTTCACTCCCGGTCCGACTCCGACGTGATTAAGGAATTAGCCCCCGATGTATCGGCTTTTCGCTCGGTGACGGAAGCGTGGTTTCAGCATTCCTCATTGTTGCAGATGTTTAAAGGGTTGGCCAAAGAGAATGTCACCCTGATCATTACTACCGACCACGGTTCGGTTCGTGCATTGCGTGACACAAAAGTGTATGGCGATAAAGACACCGCCACCAATCTTCGGTACAAATATGGCCGTAACCTTAAAGCCGATGAATCCGATGCTGTTGTTTTTATGGATGACCCGGAACAGTACCGCCTGCCAAAAGTAGGAGCTGTGAATAATTACATCATCGCCCGGGAGGATTATTACTTTGTTTATCCGACCAACTATCACAAATATCAAAACCGGTACCGGGACACCTTCCAGCATGGAGGGGCTTCAATGGAAGAGATGATATTACCCGTAGCCACTTTAACTCCCAAGTAA
- the tsaE gene encoding tRNA (adenosine(37)-N6)-threonylcarbamoyltransferase complex ATPase subunit type 1 TsaE: protein MQQFQSSSVDETIQIGFEFGKQLTPGDVVCLAGDLGAGKTHFVKGVASFFGIEPEKVSSPTYTLIHEYSGDTPVYHFDCYRLKHEQEALEIGAEEYFYGDGVCLVEWPEKIDGLIPEDAIWVEMSHLPENKRKIIIHQKQ from the coding sequence GTGCAGCAGTTCCAAAGTTCATCCGTTGATGAAACCATTCAAATTGGTTTCGAGTTTGGTAAGCAATTAACACCCGGAGATGTAGTTTGCCTGGCCGGAGACTTAGGCGCCGGGAAAACCCATTTTGTAAAAGGAGTAGCTTCTTTTTTTGGAATTGAACCTGAAAAAGTCAGCTCTCCTACCTATACTTTAATTCATGAATATTCCGGTGATACTCCCGTTTATCATTTCGACTGTTACCGGTTGAAGCACGAACAGGAAGCTCTGGAAATTGGAGCCGAAGAATACTTTTATGGCGATGGCGTTTGCCTGGTTGAATGGCCTGAAAAAATAGACGGACTGATTCCTGAAGACGCCATTTGGGTCGAGATGTCACATCTACCTGAAAATAAACGCAAAATCATTATTCATCAGAAGCAGTAA
- the pnuC gene encoding nicotinamide riboside transporter PnuC has product MEYIIDGIINGIIQTTALEWIAVTTGLMSVWFSMKENIWVYPTGIISVLIYVYLAFQYKLYADMGVNFYYFVMSVYGWYYWIHPKDNSRDQVRVTINSSKENLITIGILLTSFGILYFVLSNFTDSDVAFWDSTTTCFAIAGMWLMARKKLESWIAWIITDLISIPLYFYKELVLTSFQFLVFTGLAIAGYLAWKKSLEEQKENSLSKV; this is encoded by the coding sequence ATGGAATACATCATCGACGGCATTATAAACGGGATCATTCAAACCACCGCACTTGAGTGGATCGCCGTAACTACCGGACTTATGAGCGTCTGGTTTTCTATGAAAGAAAATATCTGGGTGTATCCCACTGGTATCATCAGCGTGTTGATTTATGTGTACCTCGCCTTTCAGTACAAGCTGTATGCCGACATGGGGGTGAACTTCTATTATTTTGTGATGAGTGTGTACGGCTGGTACTATTGGATTCACCCCAAAGACAACAGCCGGGATCAGGTGCGGGTCACGATCAACAGCTCTAAAGAAAACCTGATTACTATTGGCATTCTATTGACCTCTTTTGGAATACTGTATTTCGTGCTCTCAAATTTTACCGACAGCGACGTAGCCTTTTGGGATTCAACCACCACCTGTTTTGCTATTGCCGGCATGTGGTTGATGGCACGCAAAAAGCTTGAAAGCTGGATCGCCTGGATTATAACGGACCTGATTTCCATCCCCCTCTATTTTTACAAGGAGTTGGTATTAACCAGCTTTCAGTTCCTTGTTTTCACCGGACTCGCCATTGCCGGATACTTGGCCTGGAAGAAATCTCTGGAAGAGCAGAAAGAGAATAGCCTATCCAAAGTTTAG